A stretch of Desulfobacter hydrogenophilus DNA encodes these proteins:
- a CDS encoding MFS transporter produces MNKSAILFILSAAVGVAMMGLGIIWPLIPVYAVELGAGGFLVGLIVASFNISRTLLSPFSGPMSDKWGRKRFIASGLLIYAVLSVFYVLPKNAETLILIRLLHGTASLLVVPVAMALTADIAPPQKLGLYMGTLNMAIMIGLGFGPAMGGIIRDTLGFNVAFYIMGGLAFITSLMVAIFIPSDKAHLSHIKRLKPYPIRKIMVHRTAAGILIMRFFAASGQGSVYTFLPILAMKINLSSSQVGIILTMNIFLIAFLQRISGRLADRTNPKHLIIAGTFASGITVLSMPFVHGFIPILILNILMGMANGISLPGGLVITARLGQTMGMASIMSLNDAAWGLGFIVSPILSGLILDWMGVSCVFIVGSLLILLGGIAVTVFLWNYDNSLRTAD; encoded by the coding sequence ATGAACAAATCTGCTATTCTTTTTATCCTGTCTGCTGCCGTGGGGGTGGCAATGATGGGGCTTGGCATCATCTGGCCCTTGATTCCGGTTTACGCGGTGGAACTTGGGGCCGGTGGATTTTTGGTCGGACTCATCGTTGCCAGCTTTAATATTTCCAGAACCCTTTTAAGCCCTTTCAGCGGACCGATGTCGGATAAATGGGGCAGGAAACGGTTCATTGCATCCGGCCTGCTGATCTATGCGGTTCTCTCTGTTTTTTATGTGCTGCCGAAAAATGCGGAAACCCTGATCCTGATCAGACTGCTTCACGGCACGGCCTCACTTCTGGTGGTGCCGGTGGCCATGGCGCTGACTGCGGACATTGCACCGCCCCAAAAATTGGGGCTCTACATGGGAACATTGAACATGGCCATTATGATTGGTCTGGGTTTCGGCCCGGCCATGGGCGGAATTATCCGGGATACCCTCGGGTTTAACGTCGCTTTTTACATCATGGGTGGTCTGGCCTTTATCACCTCTCTGATGGTGGCAATTTTCATCCCTTCGGATAAAGCCCATCTCAGCCATATAAAACGGCTCAAACCATACCCTATTAGAAAAATAATGGTCCACAGGACAGCCGCCGGAATCCTTATTATGCGTTTTTTCGCCGCTTCCGGCCAAGGATCCGTTTACACCTTTCTGCCCATTTTGGCCATGAAGATCAATCTATCCAGTTCACAGGTCGGTATCATTTTGACCATGAATATCTTTTTGATTGCATTTCTCCAGCGAATAAGCGGCAGACTTGCCGACCGGACCAATCCCAAGCACCTGATCATCGCAGGCACCTTTGCCTCCGGCATAACGGTCCTGAGCATGCCCTTTGTTCACGGATTTATCCCGATTCTGATACTCAATATTCTGATGGGAATGGCCAACGGCATCTCTCTGCCCGGCGGACTGGTCATCACCGCCCGGCTGGGACAGACCATGGGGATGGCATCCATTATGAGTCTCAACGACGCCGCCTGGGGGTTGGGGTTTATCGTCTCTCCCATCCTTTCCGGACTCATCCTCGACTGGATGGGCGTATCCTGCGTCTTTATCGTCGGTAGCCTTTTAATCCTTTTGGGTGGTATTGCCGTGACCGTCTTTTTATGGAATTATGACAACTCGTTAAGGACCGCAGATTAA